The Pseudomonas hefeiensis genomic sequence CGAAAACTCCGAAGGCAACCTGGGTATCGCCAACGCTTTGTTCCAGCACCTGGCGAGCAAGCTGCCGATTTCCCGCTGGCAGCGTGACCTGACCGACTCCACGGTGCTGCGCAACCTGGGCGTGGGTTTTGCCCATAGCGTCATTGCCTACGAAGCCAGCCTCAAGGGCATCAGCAAGCTGGAACTGAACGAGCAGAAAATCGCCGCCGACCTGGACGCCTGCTGGGAAGTCCTGGCCGAGCCGATCCAGACCGTGATGCGTCGCTACAACATCGAAAACCCGTATGAAAAGCTCAAAGAACTGACCCGTGGCAAGGGCATCAGCCCTGAAGCGTTGCAGACTTTCATTGATGGCCTGGACATGCCTGCCGAGGCCCGCGCCGAGCTGAAAAAGCTCACGCCGGCCAACTACATCGGCAACGCAGCAGCACAAGCCAAGCGCATCTGATCCACCGCTTTGCCCTGAGACGCCCGGCCGCGCCGGGCGTTTTTATTCGCGTCTGAAAAGTATATTTTTTCAATAGGTTACACATGAATCCTGATATTCCTCTGCAACTCTTGGGCGGCATCACGGCACGGGAGTTCCTGCGCGACTACTGGCAGAAAAAACCGCTGCTGATCCGTCAGGCGATTCCTGACTTCCAAAACCCGATCGATGCTGACGAGTTGGCCGGCCTGGCCCTGGAAGAAGAAGTCGAATCGCGCCTGGTCATCGAGCACGGTGAGCGTCCCTGGGAATTGCGTCGCGGCCCGTTTGCCGAAGACGAATTCAGCAAACTGCCGGAGCGCGAGTGGACCCTGTTGGTGCAGGCTGTCGATCAGTTCGTACCCGAAGTCAGCGAACTGCTGGAAAACTTCCGCTTCCTGCCGAGCTGGCGCATCGACGATGTGATGATCAGCTTCGCCGCCCCGGGTGGCAGCGTCGGCCCGCATTTCGACAATTACGATGTGTTCCTGCTGCAGGGCCACGGCCAGCGCAACTGGAAAATTGGCCAGATGTGCGACTCCGAGAGCCCGCTGCTGCAACACGCCGACCTGCGCATCCTCGCCGACTTCGAGGCCACCGACGAGTGGACCCTGGAACCGGGCGACATGCTCTACCTGCCGCCGCGCCTGGCCCACTGCGGCGTGGCCGTGGATGACTGCATGACTTACTCGGTGGGCTTCCGTGCGCCGAGCGCCGCCGAAGTGCTGACCCACTTCACCGACTTCCTCAGCCAGTTCCTGCCGGACGAAGAACGCTACACCGACGCCGATGCGCGCCCGGTGGCCGACCCGCACCAGATCCAGCACGACGCCCTCGATCGCCTCAAGGGCCTGCTGGCCGAGCACATGAGCGACGAACGTCTGCTGCTGACCTGGTTCGGCCAATTCATGACCGAGCCGCGCTACCCGGAACTGGTGGTAGGCCCGGAACTGGAAGAAGACGACCTGCTGGCCGGCCTGGAACAGGGCGCAGTGATCATCCGCAACCCAAGCGCCCGCCTGGCCTGGTCGGAAGTCGATGACGACCTGCTGCTGTTCGCCAGTGGCCAAAGCCGCTACCTGCCCGGCAAGCTGCGCGAACTGCTGAAAATGATCTGCGCCGCCGACGCCCTGCACAGCGAAAACCTCGGTCCGTGGCTGGCCGACGAAGACGGTCGCGGCCTGATCTGCGAGCTGGTCAAGCAAGGCAGCCTGGGGTTCGCTGATGAATAGAATTCACGTTCGTGTCGCAAACTGGCAAAAGGATAACGCCGAGATCCGGCGCATTCGTGAGACTGTGTTCATTGCCGAGCAATCCGTCCCGCCCGAGCTGGAATGGGACGCTGACGACCAGGGTGCGGTGCATTTTCTGGCCTTCGAAGGCGACTTCCCCATCGGCACCGCCCGCCTGCTGACTGACGGCCATATCGGTCGGGTCTCGGTGCTCAAGGACTGGCGGGGCCTGAAAGTGGGCGATGCATTGATGCATGCGCTGATCGCCGAAGCGGAGAAGCGTGGGCTCAAACAACAGATGCTCAGCGCCCAGGTGCATGCCACGCCGTTCTACGAGCGACTGGGTTTTGCCGTGGTCAGCGAGGAGTTCCTGGAAGCCGGGATTCCTCATGTGGACATGGTGCGGCACTCGGCCTGAACCTCTGTGGCGAGGGGATTTATCCCCGCCGGGTTGCGCAGCAACCCCAATGAATCTGACGCTATCAGCCTGATATACCGTGGCGGCTGTTTGGGGCGGCTTCGCAGCCCAGCGGGGATAAATCCCCTCGCCACAAAAGCATCCTGCAACACCCCAAAAACGCCCCGCCATCCACCGATGCCGGGGCGTTTTGCCGTCTAACATTCAACTTGCCCCACCCCAGGCCGACAAACTGGCAATATCAAGCCTTTGTCTCGCGGAGAAATGGACATGTCCTTACGCACCCTGCTCGCCACCCTGCTGCTCGGCTGCAGCCTATCGGTGATGGCCGCTACTGAAATCGTCCCGCTGAACTACCGAACCAGCGCCGACCTGTTGCCGGTGGCGCAGAATTTCATCGGCAAGGACGGCCAGGTCAGCGCCTATGGCAACCAACTGATCGTCAAAGCCGAGCCCGGGAAAATCGAGGAGCTCAAGGCATTTCTCGCCCAACTGGACACCGCCCCCAAGCGCCTGCTGATCACGGTCGACACCAACGAAAACAACTTGCAGGGCGACCAGGGC encodes the following:
- a CDS encoding GNAT family N-acetyltransferase, which translates into the protein MNRIHVRVANWQKDNAEIRRIRETVFIAEQSVPPELEWDADDQGAVHFLAFEGDFPIGTARLLTDGHIGRVSVLKDWRGLKVGDALMHALIAEAEKRGLKQQMLSAQVHATPFYERLGFAVVSEEFLEAGIPHVDMVRHSA
- a CDS encoding cupin domain-containing protein; protein product: MNPDIPLQLLGGITAREFLRDYWQKKPLLIRQAIPDFQNPIDADELAGLALEEEVESRLVIEHGERPWELRRGPFAEDEFSKLPEREWTLLVQAVDQFVPEVSELLENFRFLPSWRIDDVMISFAAPGGSVGPHFDNYDVFLLQGHGQRNWKIGQMCDSESPLLQHADLRILADFEATDEWTLEPGDMLYLPPRLAHCGVAVDDCMTYSVGFRAPSAAEVLTHFTDFLSQFLPDEERYTDADARPVADPHQIQHDALDRLKGLLAEHMSDERLLLTWFGQFMTEPRYPELVVGPELEEDDLLAGLEQGAVIIRNPSARLAWSEVDDDLLLFASGQSRYLPGKLRELLKMICAADALHSENLGPWLADEDGRGLICELVKQGSLGFADE